From Cellulomonas fimi ATCC 484, a single genomic window includes:
- a CDS encoding 4-(cytidine 5'-diphospho)-2-C-methyl-D-erythritol kinase, protein MTLTPVAPLPDHEVRVRAPGKINLSLRVGPPDADGYHVLSTVFQAVSVYEEVIASSSERFELTVSGPQAEVVPTDEGNLALRAARALADRVGIDAGVHLHLVKDVPVAGGMAGGSADAAAALVACDALWRTGLGREDLVEIAAELGSDVPFSLTGHTAVGSGRGHLLTPALTRGEFHWAFAVQHRGLSTPAVYRAFDELHSGGDVAEPDPEDDVPLMQALRAGDARALGAALHNDLQMAALELDPGLAEPLAVAEDAGALGVVVSGSGPTVAALARSRQHALVLAAAFTASGVADRVLTAAGPVAGARVVSASD, encoded by the coding sequence GTGACGCTGACCCCCGTGGCCCCGCTGCCCGACCACGAGGTCAGGGTGCGCGCGCCCGGCAAGATCAACCTCTCGCTGCGCGTCGGGCCCCCGGACGCCGACGGCTACCACGTGCTGTCGACGGTGTTCCAGGCCGTGAGCGTGTACGAGGAGGTCATCGCCTCGTCCTCCGAGCGGTTCGAGCTCACGGTGAGCGGGCCCCAGGCGGAGGTCGTGCCGACGGACGAGGGCAACCTCGCGCTGCGGGCGGCGCGTGCGCTGGCCGACCGGGTCGGCATCGACGCCGGCGTGCACCTGCACCTCGTCAAGGACGTGCCCGTCGCGGGCGGCATGGCGGGCGGCTCGGCCGACGCCGCCGCCGCGCTCGTGGCGTGCGACGCCCTGTGGCGGACGGGTCTGGGCCGCGAGGACCTCGTGGAGATCGCCGCGGAGCTCGGCTCCGACGTGCCGTTCTCGCTCACCGGGCACACGGCCGTCGGGTCGGGCCGCGGGCACCTGCTGACACCGGCCCTGACCCGGGGCGAGTTCCACTGGGCGTTCGCGGTGCAGCACCGAGGCCTGTCGACGCCCGCCGTGTACCGCGCGTTCGACGAGCTGCACTCCGGCGGTGACGTCGCGGAGCCCGACCCCGAGGACGACGTGCCGCTCATGCAGGCGCTGCGCGCGGGCGACGCGCGGGCCCTCGGTGCGGCGCTGCACAACGACCTGCAGATGGCGGCCCTCGAGCTCGATCCCGGGCTGGCGGAGCCGCTCGCGGTCGCGGAGGACGCGGGGGCGCTCGGCGTCGTGGTGTCGGGCTCCGGCCCGACGGTCGCCGCGCTGGCCCGCAGCCGCCAGCACGCGCTCGTCCTCGCGGCGGCGTTCACCGCGTCGGGCGTCGCGGACCGCGTGCTCACGGCCGCAGGACCCGTCGCCGGTGCGCGCGTGGTGTCGGCGAGCGACTGA
- a CDS encoding resuscitation-promoting factor, which yields MSHARRVPPRHDLDPVPGHDDGWSLVTFSTRIRSPFARTRTASPDTIGTPRETDTGPTPATKGLRSGRRLVPLVAATAALVVAGGTAAYATANKSVTLDVDGEVVRVSTFAGSVDGLLEDHGVQLGERDVVSPTGTLREGAEIVVRHAHQVTVALDGQEQPVWTTALTADEALDTLAARADDVALVASRSAAGGRPELALDLTLHGSADVLVDGATLATPDGDARVAEVLGELGITLNPLDRVSVRQSPEGRVQVVVNRVVVQEVASTHEVAFASSTQDDATLYTGQKKVAVAGVPGVRTLVERVTTVDGVETARETVSDQVTQAPVDELVKVGTKPRPAVTPKPAATSSGTAGPIAAGGSADSLNWAALAKCESGGNPTIVSSTGKYHGLYQFSVATWQAVGGAGLPSEASPEEQTARAKMLYNRSGAGQWPHCGKYLFT from the coding sequence ATGTCGCACGCCCGCCGGGTGCCACCGCGGCACGACCTGGACCCCGTGCCCGGGCACGACGACGGCTGGAGCCTCGTGACCTTCTCGACCCGCATCCGCAGCCCCTTCGCGCGCACGCGCACCGCGTCCCCCGACACCATCGGGACGCCCCGGGAGACCGACACCGGTCCCACCCCCGCGACGAAGGGCCTGCGGTCCGGTCGTCGACTGGTCCCGCTCGTCGCCGCGACCGCCGCGCTCGTCGTGGCGGGCGGCACCGCCGCGTACGCGACCGCGAACAAGTCCGTGACGCTCGACGTCGACGGCGAGGTCGTCCGGGTCAGCACGTTCGCCGGCTCCGTCGACGGCCTGCTGGAGGACCACGGCGTGCAGCTCGGTGAGCGCGACGTCGTCAGCCCCACCGGCACGCTGCGGGAGGGCGCCGAGATCGTCGTCCGGCACGCGCACCAGGTCACCGTCGCCCTCGACGGCCAGGAGCAGCCGGTGTGGACCACCGCGCTCACCGCCGACGAGGCGCTCGACACCCTCGCCGCCCGCGCGGACGACGTCGCGCTCGTCGCGTCCCGCTCCGCCGCCGGCGGCCGCCCCGAGCTCGCGCTCGACCTCACGCTGCACGGCTCCGCCGACGTCCTCGTCGACGGCGCCACGCTCGCCACGCCCGACGGCGACGCGCGCGTCGCGGAGGTCCTCGGCGAGCTCGGCATCACCCTGAACCCCCTGGACCGCGTGTCCGTGCGCCAGTCGCCCGAGGGGCGCGTGCAGGTCGTCGTCAACCGGGTCGTGGTGCAGGAGGTGGCCTCGACGCACGAGGTCGCGTTCGCGAGCAGCACGCAGGACGACGCCACGCTCTACACGGGGCAGAAGAAGGTCGCCGTCGCGGGCGTTCCCGGGGTGCGCACGCTCGTCGAGCGGGTCACGACCGTCGACGGCGTCGAGACCGCGCGCGAGACCGTCTCCGACCAGGTCACCCAGGCCCCCGTCGACGAGCTCGTCAAGGTCGGCACGAAGCCGCGTCCCGCGGTCACGCCGAAGCCCGCCGCGACGTCGTCCGGCACGGCCGGCCCCATCGCCGCGGGTGGCAGCGCCGACTCGCTCAACTGGGCGGCCCTCGCGAAGTGCGAGTCGGGCGGCAACCCGACGATCGTGTCGTCCACGGGCAAGTACCACGGCCTCTACCAGTTCTCCGTCGCCACGTGGCAGGCAGTCGGCGGCGCCGGCCTCCCGTCCGAGGCGAGCCCGGAGGAGCAGACGGCCCGCGCGAAGATGCTCTACAACCGCTCGGGTGCGGGCCAGTGGCCCCACTGCGGCAAGTACCTCTTCACCTGA
- a CDS encoding penicillin acylase family protein has protein sequence MTVEVFRDALGVPHVRAADELGLAYGQGLVTAVDRAWQVEVDLWRAQGRLAERLGPAGVAWDVLARQLRIADTAQRVHDALPEDDRQWLAAYVRGVDDGLRGRPVAEVDALDARLGGVTPREPWPAWGPVGVLLVAHVLFSTFPRLLWNDHVAHALGDDAVDLFDAAGGAGDPGSGGSNAWALHGSRTASGLPVVAGDPHRLLELPGVYQQVRLACPGVDVVGLAFPGVPGVPHVAHAGGVAWGVTNAMAHHVEVFRERLRPGTDGWSALGPDGWEPAAVHEETVHVRGGVDVPVLVGETARGPVLWRGGGPGPGDPARPSGSGHPPDVSTAPGGPGRGGRSGRARAARAGDPPGGGDGDVAAWSVRFPVRATADAGVSCLRRLLHARDAHDVAAVLRDWVDPVNRVLVADRSGTVLRVVAGRVPRRGAADRLRPHDAWSDAGRAPTWAPPVPPEEVRDVAVDANERPARPEQDLGALYAPSQRARRLRALLDATRTEPATAAGTARLHGDVRHDGAARLLAHLADAGTSGPDVGTSGREVGTSGPDVGTVPPDGVGPPAGTPEPVSAAARALRARLLAWDHEMHAGSTDAAAFARWRSALVSRVAAHPALAPLHDDPGAGPVLAPWFVVPARVADALPALLDADRAGRIDLDGPALVRAALEDAARPEPPTGPAPGTTPRPAAEGAAVGDRTWGDLHRLHPLHVLDEVPGCASPFVVDVGLGGDTDCVRSTSSTPGVSHRAWRGSVARYVWDLADRDRSRWNVPFGASGVPGAPHALDQLDDWVHARTTELVTDWDRLHREDLP, from the coding sequence ATGACGGTCGAGGTCTTCCGCGACGCGCTCGGCGTCCCGCACGTGCGCGCGGCCGACGAGCTCGGGCTCGCCTACGGGCAGGGCCTGGTCACCGCGGTCGACCGTGCGTGGCAGGTGGAGGTCGACCTGTGGCGCGCGCAGGGTCGGCTGGCCGAGCGCCTCGGCCCGGCCGGCGTCGCGTGGGACGTCCTCGCGCGGCAGCTGCGGATCGCCGACACCGCGCAGCGCGTGCACGACGCGCTGCCGGAGGACGACCGGCAGTGGCTCGCGGCCTACGTGCGGGGCGTCGACGACGGGCTGCGCGGGCGCCCGGTCGCGGAGGTCGACGCGCTCGACGCCCGGCTCGGCGGGGTCACGCCGCGCGAGCCGTGGCCCGCGTGGGGACCCGTCGGCGTCCTGCTGGTCGCGCACGTGCTGTTCTCGACCTTCCCGCGTCTGCTGTGGAACGACCACGTGGCGCACGCCCTCGGCGACGACGCCGTCGACCTGTTCGACGCCGCCGGCGGCGCGGGCGACCCGGGCTCGGGCGGCAGCAACGCGTGGGCGCTGCACGGGTCGCGCACCGCGAGCGGCCTGCCGGTCGTCGCCGGCGACCCGCACCGGCTCCTCGAGCTGCCGGGCGTCTACCAGCAGGTCCGGCTCGCGTGCCCAGGGGTCGACGTCGTCGGGCTCGCGTTCCCCGGCGTCCCGGGGGTGCCGCACGTCGCGCACGCCGGCGGCGTCGCGTGGGGCGTGACGAACGCGATGGCGCACCACGTCGAGGTGTTCCGCGAGCGCCTGCGGCCGGGCACGGACGGCTGGAGCGCGCTCGGTCCGGACGGCTGGGAACCCGCGGCCGTGCACGAGGAGACCGTGCACGTCCGCGGCGGCGTCGACGTCCCGGTGCTCGTCGGCGAGACCGCGCGCGGGCCGGTGCTGTGGCGCGGTGGCGGCCCCGGGCCCGGGGACCCCGCGCGTCCCTCCGGGTCGGGGCACCCGCCGGACGTCTCGACGGCGCCCGGCGGCCCGGGACGCGGGGGCCGGTCCGGACGGGCACGGGCCGCCCGGGCCGGCGACCCGCCGGGAGGTGGGGACGGCGACGTCGCCGCCTGGTCGGTGCGCTTCCCCGTGCGTGCGACCGCCGACGCGGGCGTCAGCTGCCTGCGCCGGCTGCTGCACGCGCGCGACGCGCACGACGTCGCGGCCGTCCTGCGCGACTGGGTGGACCCCGTGAACCGGGTGCTCGTCGCCGACCGGTCCGGCACGGTGCTGCGCGTCGTCGCGGGCCGGGTGCCCCGGCGCGGTGCGGCGGACCGGCTGCGGCCGCACGACGCCTGGTCGGACGCGGGACGTGCCCCCACGTGGGCACCGCCCGTCCCGCCCGAGGAGGTCCGGGACGTCGCGGTCGACGCCAACGAGCGGCCGGCCCGGCCCGAGCAGGACCTGGGGGCGCTGTACGCGCCCAGCCAGCGAGCGCGCCGCCTGCGGGCGCTGCTCGACGCGACCCGCACCGAGCCCGCGACCGCCGCGGGCACCGCCCGGCTGCACGGCGACGTGCGGCACGACGGCGCCGCCCGCCTCCTCGCCCACCTGGCCGACGCCGGCACCTCGGGACCGGACGTCGGCACCTCGGGACGGGAGGTCGGCACCTCGGGACCGGACGTCGGCACGGTGCCGCCCGACGGCGTCGGACCGCCTGCCGGGACGCCGGAGCCCGTGTCCGCCGCCGCGCGGGCGCTGCGCGCACGGCTGCTCGCCTGGGACCACGAGATGCACGCGGGCAGCACCGACGCCGCCGCGTTCGCGCGCTGGCGGTCCGCGCTGGTCTCCCGCGTCGCCGCGCACCCCGCGCTCGCGCCGCTGCACGACGACCCCGGTGCCGGGCCCGTGCTCGCCCCGTGGTTCGTCGTGCCCGCGCGCGTCGCCGACGCCCTGCCGGCGCTGCTCGACGCCGACCGCGCGGGGCGGATCGACCTCGACGGCCCGGCCCTCGTGCGGGCCGCCCTGGAGGACGCGGCCCGCCCGGAACCGCCCACCGGCCCGGCGCCGGGAACGACGCCGCGCCCGGCCGCGGAAGGCGCGGCGGTCGGGGACCGCACGTGGGGCGACCTGCACCGCCTGCACCCGCTGCACGTGCTCGACGAGGTGCCGGGGTGCGCGTCACCGTTCGTCGTCGACGTCGGGCTCGGCGGGGACACCGACTGCGTGCGGTCCACGTCGTCGACGCCCGGGGTGTCGCACCGGGCGTGGCGCGGGTCGGTCGCGCGGTACGTGTGGGACCTCGCGGACCGTGACCGCAGCCGCTGGAACGTGCCGTTCGGCGCGAGCGGCGTACCCGGCGCCCCGCACGCGCTCGACCAGCTCGACGACTGGGTGCACGCGCGCACCACCGAGCTCGTCACCGACTGGGACCGGCTCCACCGGGAGGACCTGCCATGA
- the rsmA gene encoding 16S rRNA (adenine(1518)-N(6)/adenine(1519)-N(6))-dimethyltransferase RsmA codes for MSGNGLLGAGEIRALAERAGVRPTKTLGQNFVLDAGTVRKIVRQADVAAGERVVEVGPGLGSLTLGLLEAGADVVAVEIDPVLARLLPETVASHVPGLVRVDGPPDGPVVLRDAGGRDRLTVVLRDALEVEELPGPPPVALVANLPYNVSVPVLLTFLERFDSLERALVMVQAEVADRLAAPPGSRTYGVPSAKAAWYAHARRTATVGRSVFWPVPNVDSALVRLDRREPPVTTATREQVFTVVDAAFAQRRKMLRPALATLAGSAAAAEAALVAAGVDPQARGERLDVEAFARIAEHLGPVPGGPGTVEA; via the coding sequence ATGTCGGGGAACGGGTTGCTCGGGGCCGGCGAGATCCGGGCGCTCGCCGAGCGGGCCGGAGTCCGGCCCACCAAGACGCTCGGGCAGAACTTCGTGCTCGACGCCGGGACGGTGCGCAAGATCGTCCGGCAGGCCGACGTCGCCGCCGGCGAGCGGGTCGTCGAGGTCGGACCCGGGCTCGGGTCGCTCACGCTCGGGCTGCTCGAGGCGGGCGCGGACGTCGTCGCCGTCGAGATCGACCCGGTGCTCGCCCGGCTCCTGCCCGAGACGGTCGCGTCCCACGTCCCGGGGCTCGTGCGCGTCGACGGCCCGCCCGACGGACCGGTCGTGCTGCGCGACGCGGGCGGCCGCGACCGGCTCACGGTCGTGCTGCGGGACGCGCTCGAGGTCGAGGAGCTGCCCGGGCCGCCGCCGGTCGCGCTCGTCGCCAACCTGCCCTACAACGTCTCGGTCCCGGTGCTGCTCACGTTCCTCGAGCGGTTCGACTCCCTGGAGCGCGCGCTCGTCATGGTGCAGGCGGAGGTCGCGGACCGGCTCGCCGCACCCCCGGGCAGCCGCACGTACGGCGTCCCGTCGGCGAAGGCGGCGTGGTACGCGCACGCGCGCCGCACCGCGACCGTCGGGCGCTCGGTGTTCTGGCCGGTCCCGAACGTCGACTCCGCGCTCGTCCGGCTGGACCGTCGGGAGCCGCCCGTGACGACCGCGACGCGGGAGCAGGTGTTCACGGTCGTCGACGCCGCCTTCGCGCAGCGGCGCAAGATGCTGCGGCCCGCGCTCGCGACGCTCGCCGGGTCGGCGGCGGCCGCGGAGGCTGCGCTCGTGGCCGCGGGGGTCGACCCGCAGGCGCGCGGCGAGCGGCTGGACGTCGAGGCGTTCGCCCGGATCGCCGAGCACCTCGGGCCGGTCCCGGGCGGACCTGGCACAGTGGAGGCGTGA
- a CDS encoding GNAT family N-acetyltransferase yields MTAPRTTAATPATTLSTSTSTTRVAAAHGGPAPDAAGTRLRSGPPGTVVDARDVPGLGRLTTTVLDPDDDLDTVHAWVTQPHTGFWGLGGLTRAELRDTYAFVDALPSHHAFVLRRDGLPVALLQTYEPEHDPVGAHYAVEPGDVGVHFLLGARGRPTPRFSTLLMGAVLDALLEPPAARRVVIEPDVRNERAVARAVRQGFTLGPVVDLPDKRAQLAFLGREQWASLRG; encoded by the coding sequence ATGACCGCACCGCGCACCACCGCGGCGACGCCCGCGACGACCCTGTCGACCTCGACGAGCACCACCCGCGTGGCTGCCGCGCACGGCGGGCCCGCACCGGACGCGGCCGGGACCCGCCTGCGCTCGGGCCCGCCCGGCACGGTGGTCGACGCCCGGGACGTGCCCGGGCTCGGCCGGCTCACCACCACGGTGCTCGACCCCGACGACGACCTCGACACGGTGCACGCCTGGGTCACGCAGCCCCACACCGGGTTCTGGGGCCTGGGCGGGCTCACGCGTGCCGAGCTGCGCGACACGTACGCGTTCGTCGACGCGCTGCCGAGCCACCACGCGTTCGTCCTGCGCCGCGACGGCCTGCCGGTCGCCCTCCTGCAGACGTACGAGCCGGAGCACGACCCCGTCGGCGCGCACTACGCCGTCGAGCCCGGCGACGTCGGCGTGCACTTCCTGCTCGGCGCACGCGGCCGCCCGACGCCGCGCTTCTCGACGCTCCTCATGGGCGCCGTCCTCGACGCGCTGCTCGAGCCGCCCGCGGCCCGCCGCGTCGTGATCGAGCCGGACGTGCGCAACGAGCGAGCGGTCGCCCGCGCGGTGCGGCAGGGCTTCACGCTCGGACCGGTGGTCGACCTGCCGGACAAGCGTGCCCAGCTCGCGTTCCTCGGCCGCGAGCAGTGGGCGTCCCTGCGGGGCTGA
- a CDS encoding ABC-F family ATP-binding cassette domain-containing protein, with protein MAHLLGADRVTLTLGTRTLLDEVSLGLDDGQRIGVVGPNGAGKSTLLRVLSGLQDPDAGRVTRAGGVRVAVLDQRDDLAAGTVLDAVHGSADAHEWASDSRIRAVHAGLLSDVSLDADVASLSGGQRRRVALAALLVRDDEVLVLDEPTNHLDVEGVAWLAAHLVDRHARGSGALVVVTHDRWFLDAVCTRTWEVHDGGVDQYDGGYAAYVLARAERARTAATTEEKRQNLLRKELAWLRRGAPARTSKPRFRIDAANALIADEPPPRDRMELARMATARLGKDVLDVEDVTLAFGDRVLLDDVTWRLGPGDRIGVVGVNGAGKTTMLRLLAGRLAPTSGRVKRGKTVQVAELRQDVEDLDELADLRVVEVVEREKRSVVVGGKELTASQLVERLGFPRDRARTPVRDLSGGERRRLQLLRLLVGEPNVLLLDEPTNDLDTDTLAALEDLLDGWPGTLVVVSHDRYLLERVCDRQVALLGDGKLRDLPGGVEQYLELRQGSGTTLPPAAASPAPDLDPAAAGGVVDAGPSQAEVRAARKEIARIERRLSRIADLEKGLHDQMAAQATDHQAVLALDAELRVLAAEKDELEAAWLEAAEIAG; from the coding sequence ATGGCTCACCTTCTCGGCGCGGACCGCGTCACGCTCACGCTCGGCACGCGCACGCTCCTCGACGAGGTCAGCCTCGGCCTGGACGACGGCCAGCGGATCGGTGTCGTCGGCCCCAACGGCGCCGGCAAGTCGACGCTGCTGCGCGTCCTGTCCGGCCTGCAGGACCCCGACGCGGGCCGCGTGACCCGGGCCGGCGGCGTTCGCGTCGCGGTGCTCGACCAGCGCGACGACCTGGCGGCCGGCACGGTCCTGGACGCGGTGCACGGCTCCGCCGACGCGCACGAGTGGGCCTCGGACAGCCGCATCCGCGCGGTGCACGCGGGCCTGCTGTCGGACGTGTCGCTCGACGCCGACGTGGCCTCCCTGTCGGGCGGGCAGCGCCGCCGGGTCGCGCTGGCCGCGCTGCTCGTGCGCGACGACGAGGTGCTCGTGCTCGACGAGCCGACCAACCACCTCGACGTCGAGGGCGTGGCGTGGCTCGCGGCGCACCTCGTCGACCGGCACGCGCGCGGGTCGGGCGCGCTCGTCGTCGTCACGCACGACCGCTGGTTCCTCGACGCGGTGTGCACGCGCACGTGGGAGGTGCACGACGGCGGCGTCGACCAGTACGACGGCGGGTACGCGGCCTACGTGCTGGCGCGTGCGGAGCGGGCCCGGACCGCGGCGACGACCGAGGAGAAGCGGCAGAACCTGCTGCGGAAGGAACTCGCGTGGCTGCGCCGCGGTGCGCCGGCGCGGACCTCGAAGCCGCGGTTCCGGATCGACGCGGCGAACGCGCTCATCGCCGACGAGCCGCCGCCGCGCGACCGCATGGAGCTCGCCCGCATGGCGACGGCTCGCCTGGGCAAGGACGTGCTCGACGTGGAGGACGTGACGCTCGCGTTCGGCGACCGCGTGCTGCTCGACGACGTGACGTGGCGGCTCGGCCCGGGGGACCGGATCGGCGTCGTCGGCGTGAACGGGGCCGGCAAGACGACGATGCTGCGCCTGCTCGCGGGGCGGCTCGCGCCGACGTCCGGGCGCGTGAAGCGCGGCAAGACCGTGCAGGTCGCCGAGCTGCGGCAGGACGTCGAGGACCTCGACGAGCTCGCGGACCTGCGCGTCGTGGAGGTCGTCGAGCGGGAGAAGCGGTCCGTCGTGGTCGGCGGCAAGGAGCTCACCGCGTCGCAGCTCGTCGAACGGCTCGGCTTCCCCCGGGACCGCGCGCGCACCCCCGTCCGGGACCTGTCGGGCGGGGAGCGGCGACGCCTGCAGCTGCTGCGCCTGCTCGTCGGCGAGCCGAACGTGCTGCTGCTCGACGAGCCGACCAACGACCTCGACACCGACACGCTCGCCGCCCTGGAGGACCTGCTCGACGGCTGGCCGGGGACGCTCGTCGTCGTCTCGCACGACCGCTACCTGCTGGAGCGCGTGTGCGACCGGCAGGTCGCGCTGCTGGGCGACGGCAAGCTGCGGGACCTGCCGGGCGGCGTCGAGCAGTACCTGGAGCTGCGACAGGGGTCCGGGACCACGCTGCCGCCGGCCGCCGCCTCGCCCGCGCCGGACCTCGACCCCGCCGCGGCGGGGGGCGTCGTGGACGCCGGCCCGTCGCAGGCCGAGGTGCGCGCCGCACGCAAGGAGATCGCGCGCATCGAGCGCCGCCTGTCGCGCATCGCCGACCTGGAGAAGGGCCTGCACGACCAGATGGCCGCGCAGGCCACCGACCACCAGGCCGTGCTCGCGCTCGACGCGGAGCTGCGTGTCCTGGCCGCCGAGAAGGACGAGCTCGAGGCCGCCTGGCTGGAGGCCGCAGAGATCGCCGGCTGA
- a CDS encoding IucA/IucC family protein, whose translation MTTTTDRPTTTATLASTAAHLRPEPMAVAQRHLVAKALAEFAHERLLAPVRVDAGTTADDARGPHDYRVVLDGGRVVYRFRARRLALEHWALDESSLTRDVDGTPAPLDALDLVLELQPLLRIPDHLLAVYLEEIAATLASGAFKAHHGGPSAADLVGAPLWEVEAAMTEGHPSFVANNARIGFGVAEHAAFAPEAGRPVRLVWLAVRRSVSHLALGAGLDEDAFYRQELGGATVARFHAQLRDLGLDPADYRWLPVHPWQWEHRLAVTFAPDVARRDLVLLGAGDDDHLPQQSIRTLLNVSDPTRHYVKVALAIQNMGFLRGLSPAYMRATPAINDWVADLVASDPVLAGHRFRLLRERVSIGYTGDAYHRTPQPNAHRKMVAALWRESPVPLVPAGHRLATMASLLHRDADGASYVGALVAASGLDAATWVGRYLDVYLAPLVHCLLAHDLAFMPHGENVILELDAHVPVGAFLKDVGEEVVVLTDRPLPDEVARVRQPVDAAEAALAIFTDVFDGVLRHLAAILDTDGLIDERSFWALVAACVDAHAVRFPDLHRRVDLRAPRFAHSCLNRLQLRNTAQMVDLADQSGSLLFAGTLANPIARGLDA comes from the coding sequence CGGCCACGCTGGCGTCGACCGCCGCGCACCTGCGGCCCGAGCCCATGGCGGTCGCGCAGCGGCACCTCGTCGCGAAGGCGCTGGCCGAGTTCGCGCACGAGCGGCTGCTCGCGCCGGTGCGGGTCGACGCGGGCACGACGGCCGACGACGCGCGCGGCCCGCACGACTACCGCGTCGTGCTCGACGGCGGCCGGGTCGTCTACCGGTTCCGCGCGCGGCGCCTCGCGCTCGAGCACTGGGCCCTCGACGAGTCGAGCCTGACCCGTGACGTCGACGGAACGCCCGCGCCGCTCGACGCGCTCGACCTCGTCCTCGAGCTGCAGCCCCTGCTGCGGATCCCCGACCACCTCCTCGCCGTCTACCTGGAGGAGATCGCCGCGACGCTCGCGAGCGGTGCGTTCAAGGCGCACCACGGCGGGCCGTCGGCCGCTGACCTCGTCGGCGCACCGCTGTGGGAGGTCGAGGCGGCGATGACCGAGGGGCACCCGTCGTTCGTCGCGAACAACGCGCGCATCGGGTTCGGGGTGGCCGAGCACGCCGCGTTCGCCCCCGAGGCCGGGCGGCCCGTGCGGCTCGTGTGGCTCGCCGTGCGGCGCTCCGTGAGCCACCTCGCGCTCGGGGCGGGCCTCGACGAGGACGCGTTCTACCGGCAGGAGCTCGGCGGGGCGACCGTCGCCCGGTTCCACGCACAGCTGCGCGACCTGGGGCTCGACCCCGCGGACTACCGCTGGCTGCCCGTGCACCCGTGGCAGTGGGAGCACCGGCTCGCGGTGACGTTCGCGCCGGACGTCGCGCGACGCGACCTCGTCCTGCTGGGGGCGGGCGACGACGACCACCTGCCGCAGCAGTCGATCCGGACCCTGCTCAACGTGTCCGACCCGACGCGGCACTACGTCAAGGTCGCGCTCGCGATCCAGAACATGGGCTTCCTGCGGGGCCTGTCCCCCGCGTACATGCGCGCGACCCCCGCGATCAACGACTGGGTCGCGGACCTCGTCGCGTCCGACCCGGTCCTCGCGGGCCACCGGTTCCGGCTGCTGCGGGAGCGCGTGTCGATCGGCTACACCGGTGACGCGTACCACCGCACGCCGCAGCCCAACGCGCACCGCAAGATGGTCGCGGCCCTGTGGCGCGAGAGCCCCGTCCCGCTCGTCCCCGCCGGCCACCGTCTCGCGACCATGGCGTCGCTGCTGCACCGCGACGCCGACGGCGCGTCGTACGTCGGCGCGCTCGTCGCCGCGTCGGGCCTCGACGCCGCGACGTGGGTGGGCCGCTACCTCGACGTCTACCTCGCGCCGCTCGTGCACTGCCTGCTCGCGCACGACCTCGCGTTCATGCCGCACGGGGAGAACGTGATCCTCGAGCTCGACGCGCACGTGCCCGTGGGCGCGTTCCTCAAGGACGTCGGCGAGGAGGTCGTCGTGCTGACCGACCGGCCGCTGCCCGACGAGGTCGCCCGCGTGCGGCAGCCCGTCGACGCCGCCGAGGCGGCGCTCGCGATCTTCACCGACGTGTTCGACGGCGTCCTGCGGCACCTCGCGGCGATCCTCGACACGGACGGCCTGATCGACGAACGGTCCTTCTGGGCGCTCGTGGCGGCGTGCGTCGACGCGCACGCCGTGCGCTTCCCGGACCTGCACCGCCGCGTCGACCTGCGGGCGCCCCGGTTCGCGCACTCGTGCCTCAACCGCCTGCAGCTGCGCAACACCGCGCAGATGGTCGACCTCGCCGACCAGTCGGGGTCGTTGCTGTTCGCGGGCACGCTCGCCAACCCGATCGCCCGCGGGCTCGACGCGTGA